A region of the Geitlerinema sp. PCC 9228 genome:
GTGCCTGCCCCGTTCAAACAGCAGCGCCCCCGTGCCTGCCCCGTTCAAAACAGCAGCGCCCCCGTGCCTGCCCCGTTCAAAACAGCAGCGCCCCCGTGCCTGCCCCGTTCAAAACAGCAATTGATACGGTGCGTTCTCAGGTATGTATGATAGTATGGATTTAGAAAAAGCAACATTTGGTGCTGGTTGTTTTTGGGGAGTAGAAGAACATTTCCGCCAACTTCCTGGTGTTGTCAATACATCCGTAGGCTATATGGGCGGTCATTTCCCCAATCCTTCTTATTTGGATGTGTGTGCGCGCATTACCGGTCACGCGGAAGTGGTTCAGGTGGAATACGACCCGCAGCAGATAAGTTACGAAGAGTTGTTGCAGGTGTTTTGGCAGATTCACGACCCTACCAGTATAAATCGACAAGGCAGCGATCGCGGCGAACAGTATCGCTCGGTTATTTTTTACCATACCCCAGAACAACGGAAATTGGCACAGGCTTCCAAACAGCGATTGCAGCAGGTCGAAGGCTACGATAAGGAGATTGTCACGCAAATCGAACCGGCGACGGAATACTATCTCGCTGAAGAGGAACACCAGCAATATTGGGAGAAGAAGAAACGAAAAGCCTCTCGCTCTGGGAAGTCTGGGTAATTGTTTGTTCTGCTATTGTACTTCTTTTGTACCAACAAATTACTATTTTTGGGCAGGTTAGATGTTTAGGATGGGGCAGCTCCGACGGTGCCCCCCTTCGCGCAGGTGCCCAACCAAAAATTTTTTTCTTTTGGTTTTTTTGTCCTGCCGGCTATGTCTACTTTTTATTTTATGGGAATTTTCCCGATTTGTCAAGGATGCGGACAATTATGAGTTCAAAGATGGGTAGATGGTTTTTCCCGTATCTGGGTCGAACAGAAATAGCTTTTCTGAAGGAAATGATACCAACAAGCGATCGCCTGGTTGCGGGAAATAGGCAGCATCCACTTGTACGTTCAGGGATTGGGGATTGCCGGGGATGCCAGCGCGGATGAGGGTTTCGCGACCCAAAGGTTCTACCACTTGTACGGACAAGGATAGCACGTTTTCCCCGGGCGTATCGCAAATTTGGACATGTTCCGGGCGAATTCCCACTTCTAGAGTTTTCTGGGGATGGG
Encoded here:
- the msrA gene encoding peptide-methionine (S)-S-oxide reductase MsrA, producing the protein MYDSMDLEKATFGAGCFWGVEEHFRQLPGVVNTSVGYMGGHFPNPSYLDVCARITGHAEVVQVEYDPQQISYEELLQVFWQIHDPTSINRQGSDRGEQYRSVIFYHTPEQRKLAQASKQRLQQVEGYDKEIVTQIEPATEYYLAEEEHQQYWEKKKRKASRSGKSG